One region of Baekduia soli genomic DNA includes:
- a CDS encoding enoyl-CoA hydratase/isomerase family protein: protein MSYTYNTMLVEHPRDGVVLVSLNRPDRYNAITFEMFDEMHALCDELQKDDDARVVIITGVGKGFCSGLDLDEAYTLPDMTAQEMMLGQQQWAGAFQKFHEIKQPVIAAVNGAAAGGGLGFALCADIRIASPAARFNAAFVRIGLSAGDVGVSWSLPRVIGMGRAAEMMLTGRFYDAEEAERIGLVNRVVPADKLMDECLAIADQIVLNSPFGVTMSKRVLNTNVDAGSLSQAIEVENRGQTLATRGADFREALSAFREKREPKFTGT from the coding sequence ATGAGCTACACGTACAACACGATGCTGGTCGAGCACCCCCGCGACGGGGTCGTGCTCGTGAGCCTCAACCGGCCGGATCGCTACAACGCGATCACGTTCGAGATGTTCGACGAGATGCACGCGCTGTGCGACGAGCTCCAGAAGGACGACGACGCGCGGGTGGTCATCATCACCGGCGTCGGCAAGGGCTTCTGCTCGGGCCTGGACCTCGACGAGGCCTACACGCTGCCGGACATGACCGCGCAGGAGATGATGCTCGGCCAGCAGCAGTGGGCCGGTGCGTTCCAGAAGTTCCACGAGATCAAGCAGCCCGTGATCGCGGCGGTCAACGGCGCAGCCGCCGGCGGTGGGCTCGGGTTCGCGCTGTGCGCCGACATCCGGATCGCCAGCCCGGCCGCGCGGTTCAACGCCGCCTTCGTGCGCATCGGCCTGTCGGCCGGCGACGTCGGCGTGTCGTGGTCGCTGCCCCGGGTCATCGGCATGGGCCGCGCGGCGGAGATGATGCTCACCGGGCGCTTCTACGACGCCGAGGAGGCCGAGCGCATCGGCCTGGTCAACCGCGTCGTCCCGGCCGACAAGCTCATGGACGAGTGCCTGGCCATCGCCGACCAGATCGTCCTCAACAGCCCGTTCGGCGTGACGATGTCCAAGCGCGTGCTCAACACGAACGTTGACGCCGGCTCGCTCAGCCAGGCGATCGAGGTCGAGAACCGCGGCCAGACGCTGGCGACGCGCGGCGCGGACTTCCGCGAGGCCCTCTCGGCGTTCCGCGAGAAGCGCGAGCCGAAGTTCACCGGGACCTGA
- a CDS encoding LLM class flavin-dependent oxidoreductase — MGEVAAAADAAGLDAAWAPELYNRSATITVAEMAHRTQRCRVGTAIAYGVGRSPLTMAAEARDLDEISDGRFVLGLGNGTRRMISDWHGLDPEAPAVRMEELVPLIRRLWRVHEEAIDHDGRFYRLHFRPTGDLLPPLRERIPIYTAGVNPRMIETAGRVADGLLGHVLFTIPYLEDVVLPAIEKGARRMERDPSEIQVASLVFAAVNDDAEQARRDVAAQIAFYASAKTYGTIMERIGFGGVGEAIREAFARRDHEAMIAAVPDAMIDALAVCGTAQDVRDGLRRYEGLLDHAILYTPSFGLAPERVQDNALGLIRACSAIARPR, encoded by the coding sequence ATGGGCGAGGTCGCCGCGGCGGCGGACGCCGCCGGCCTGGACGCGGCGTGGGCGCCCGAGCTCTACAACCGCTCGGCGACCATCACGGTCGCCGAGATGGCCCACCGCACGCAGCGCTGCCGCGTCGGGACGGCGATCGCCTACGGCGTCGGGCGCAGCCCGCTGACGATGGCCGCCGAGGCCCGCGACCTCGACGAGATCTCCGACGGGCGCTTCGTGCTCGGCCTGGGCAACGGCACCCGGCGGATGATCTCCGACTGGCACGGTCTGGACCCCGAGGCGCCCGCGGTGCGGATGGAGGAGCTCGTGCCGCTCATCCGCCGCCTGTGGCGCGTGCACGAGGAGGCCATCGACCACGACGGGCGTTTCTACCGCCTGCACTTCCGGCCCACGGGCGACCTGCTGCCGCCGCTGCGCGAGCGCATCCCGATCTACACGGCGGGCGTCAACCCGCGGATGATCGAAACGGCCGGCCGCGTCGCCGACGGGCTGCTCGGCCACGTGCTGTTCACGATCCCCTACCTCGAGGACGTCGTGCTGCCGGCGATCGAGAAGGGCGCACGGCGCATGGAGCGCGACCCGTCGGAGATCCAGGTGGCCAGCCTCGTGTTCGCCGCGGTCAACGACGACGCCGAGCAGGCGCGCCGCGACGTGGCGGCGCAGATCGCCTTCTACGCCTCGGCCAAGACCTACGGCACGATCATGGAGCGCATCGGCTTCGGCGGGGTGGGGGAGGCGATCCGTGAGGCGTTCGCCCGCCGCGACCACGAGGCGATGATCGCGGCGGTGCCCGACGCGATGATCGACGCGCTCGCGGTCTGCGGGACGGCGCAGGACGTCCGCGACGGGCTGCGCCGCTACGAGGGGCTGCTCGATCACGCGATCCTCTACACGCCGAGCTTCGGGCTGGCGCCCGAGCGCGTGCAGGACAACGCCCTGGGGCTCATCCGGGCGTGCTCGGCGATCGCCCGCCCGCGGTAG